AATACCAGCTATATATAGATTGAAAAATAACTTTAGTATTAAGGAGAGCGGAGAGAAAGATGAGATTTTTAATCTTGTTTTAAACTATTCTAAAGAGGAGAAGTATCTTCCTGAAAAACTTACAGAAAATGAGATAATGTATATCTCTAAAGAGGTTAAAGCATCTATAGATAGAGAAAAAAATAAAGTTATAAGCTTAAAAACTATATTAGATATTGTTGAGAAAAATAGTGAAAAAGTAGATAAAGAGAGATTAATAAAGGAACTATTAAAAGTCTATGGTAAAGTTATAAAAAAAGACTTGTAACAAATTAAACAGCAGGAGATATAACACTCCTGCTGTGCTTAAATATATTAGAAATTAAATATTCAAATTAAGATTTAAAATTTCATATTTTTCAGTATCAATAGGTAACTCTGTAAAAACTCCTAAGGTTTTTATAGAGTTATTTTTTTTAAAAGTATCAAAGAAATGTATATTTACAAAATCTTTTATAGTTACATTATACTGATGTTCAATTTTATCTTTAAGATTTTCTACCATATATTTTGGGATATCTCTATATAAAATTACAATCTCTTTCTTTTCACTTTTCACACTGTTTAGAAGAAAATATATAGATATAACATCGTTAAATGAGATATTCCAATAGTGTTCACGGAAATTAGTGAAAAGAGCAATGCATTTTTCAACTGTTTCTTGATCAATATGAAGATTTAAAAAATATAGCTCCTGTATAGAAAGATAGTGTTTCTGTTTACTAGAAACTCCAACTCTTAAAATAATTTTTTTTAGAATCTCAGCCTCTTTAGGAGAAATCTCTTTATTAAAAGTTTTTTTTATGATTTCATTCCAAACTTCTAAATGCTCATAAAAATATATAGACTCCTCTGGGAAATTACCTGTACATATTCTTAAAATATTTAAAAAATATGGGATTTCATTAAAATCAATATTTTTAAAAAGTGAATCGTGGAAAAATTCATAAAACTTTTCTAAATCTTCATTTGAAAAGATTTTAGAAAAATAAAATTTAAAAACAGAAAAATCTTTTAAAGAGTTTCCTAAACTGTTTTTATCATTCTCACCTTTGTCATCTAAATATTTAAAACTTATATAAAAAGATTTTAAAAGTTCTCTATTGCAAAAGAAATTATCCATATGACAATAACTTAAAAAGTTTTCAATATCTTTTTTTAATAAAATATCTACTTCGTTATCATGAAATAGATATGAAAAATAATCTAAAAAAATCTGTGGAAGATATGGTTCTTCAACTAAAAATTTATAGATGTAGCACGAAAGTGCCCGTTTTACATTAATATTATCCCCTGTTAAAAATACACCTTTTCCTGTATGACTCTCAATAATAAGATCAAAATTTTCCAAATCCTTTTTAATATCTACTAGATCACCGTTTAATGTACGTCTAGAAACTTCTAATTTTTTAGAAAGACTTTCTAAATTCAGATTTCCCTTAATAAGAATTTTTAGAATTAGAAAAAAAACTCTTTCATCCTTTGAAATAATTTGATTACTCTTTAAAATTTCAAAGATATTTTCATGATTCAAAATTTCTTTAATAATTAAATCTATTTTTTTACTATTAGAAATATTTGGCACTGAATCATGAATATCTCTAATAATTAGATTTAAATTAGCTTTTGAAATTTTAAAAAACGATTGTATAAACTCTAGATTTTCTCCCTTTGTGAAATTTAAAAGGCGAAGTATTCTTAAGTGTCTAGAATAAATTGCTACAGACATAGTCAGTCCCCCTTATAAACATTTAAAATGCCAGTTCATTATAAAATAAAAAAGTTCAGAAGTCAAACGCTTTTGAAAAATATTTACAGAAAAATAAAAAAATTTCAAGTAGAAAAAAGTGGAAGTTATCTAGTATACTACATTTAGACAAAAAAAATATTTTCATATTAATGAAAAAATATGGAGGGGAAAATATGATGAAAAAAGTTTTGGTGGGCACGATATTATTAGGTTCAGCACTTTATGCGTCTGATTTATCAACTGTTACTGGAGAGGGTGTAGCAACTTTTGCAAAAAAAGAGATAACAAATGATAAACCATTAATGTATTTAGCACAGAATTTTCATGAGATGGCAACACTACCAAGCTTTTCTTTAGGAGCACCTTCTGGATTAGTTTCATCATATGGTGTAGCTTTTGCAGGTATTTCTGGAAGAAGAGATAGGGATAATACAGATGGAGCATTAGCTCTTGGAATGGGATTCGGAGATGCAGATAAAATAGGAGGAGCTTTTTCTTTAGGAATTGGAAGTATTGATCCAAGAGATGGAGGATCTTTCAATAGAGGAAATCTAAACCTAAACGTTGGACACCACTTTAAAGAGTATGGATTTGGTTGGTCAGTGGGGATGACAGGACTTGATTTATGGCATGCTAATGGACTTGATGGAGATTATCAAGATCCAAGTTTTTATACAGCAGTTACAAAATTATGGGCAAATGAATTTCTACCTGTAGCTATTACAGCTGGATTTGGAAATAACTCATATGCAGATATAAATAGAGAAAATGATAGAAAAGATAAAGTTGATGGATTTGGTGCAGTGGCAATGTATTTACATCCTCAACTAAGTGTAATAGTAGACTACACAAGTAATATATTAACAGCAGGAGTTAGTGTGGTACCATTCCCAGACTATCCGATTTCACTTACTTTAGGAGCTACAAATATAAATGAGCAAGGATCAAATGATAAAGTAGCAGCAATTGGATCTTTAGCTGCAGCATATGTATTTTAAATGGGAGGTAATGATGAAAAAGATTCTATTGACAATAATGTCACTTCTATTAGTAAGCAGTTTAGCAATGGCAGTTGAACCAGAGGAAGGGGCAGCAGAACAAGAAACTCCAGCAGTAACACTTTCAAAAAGTGATTCGTTTTTAGTAGCTTTTGGAATGAAAGATTCTCAAGATGAAGAGGAGAATCAAATGAGTTCGACAACAGTAGCACACGCATCAGCACATGCAAGCGCAATAAGCTTAACACATTTACAAAATACACCATACAGCTATAAATAAAAATAAAAAATTGAGTAACACTGAAAGCAACACAAAAATAATTATTAATAATTAAGAAGTGAGAAAAGCTGTTCAGAGAGCAGCTTTTTTTTATGAAAAATATTTGAATATGGGGAGAAGGATGAGGAGAAAAGAGGATTTTTACGAAGATGACTTCTATGAAGATGAAGAGGAATTAGATCTGATGGATCTTGTTTTTACACTTCTTAGAAGATGGAAATTGATAACACTTATTGCAATACCTATATTTGCTGCAGGAGTTTTCTTTGCAATGACTAGACCAACAGTTTATAAAGCTGAGATGACTATGATGGTATCAAGTGGAAGAAATTTTAGTGCCAGCTCCCTAGATGGAGGAGAGTTATCAGTAAATCAAAAGCTAGCAACAACTTATGCAGAGATAGCTAAAAGCAATACAATCTTAAAAAGTGTTATAAAAAAATATGATTTAGAAACAAGTTTAAAAGGATTACAAAATAATGTGACAATATCACCAGTTGAAGATACAGAGTTATTACAGTTGACATATAAAAATGGAGATCCAGCACTTGCAGCAGCTGTAGTAAATGAGATTGGAAATGAGTTTATGTTAAAAGTTCGTGAGGTTATGAACTTTCAAAATATAAAAGTTGTTGAATCAGCAGAGGTTCCTAGAGAAGCATTGCCTAAAAGGAGAGTTTTAATAATTGCAATATCTTTTGTGCTATCTATTATGGTGGGATGTATGACAGCTTTTATAGTTGAGTTCTTCTTCTGTAAGTTGCGTAAACCAAAGGATATAGAGAAAATTTTAGGAACGTCAATGCTTGGAATGGTTCCAGATTTCAATCTTTCTCTAGTTGATGGAGGTAAGGATGGAAAATAGAACTAAAAGACAGATATTTTTTAAAGATGCTGATAATCATGAGATGAATGAAGCTCTTAGAGTTATTAGAACAAATCTCCATTTCTTAAATGAAAAAGAGTTAGCTCGTACAATATTAGTTACAAGTACAGTGCCAAAAGAGGGGAAAAGTGTTATAGCTTCTAACTATGCAATGAGTATCGCAATTACTGGGAAAAAAGTTTTACTAATAGATTGTGATATTAGAAGACCTAGAGCTCATGAGAGTTTTGGAGTATCTTTTGATAAAGGATTAGAATCTGTTCTTTCTGGTGAAGCGAAAGTTGAAGACGTAATTTTAAGAGATGTGGAGAAAAATTTAGATATTCTTCCCACAAGAAATGTGGCTCACAATGTAACAGAACTTTTTTTGGGAGATAAAATGAGATCTCTCTTAGATGAGTTAAAAGAAAAATACAACACAGTTATATTAGATACACCACCACTTATAATAGCAAGTGATGCAGCAATACTTTCAAAATATTGTGATGGAGTTGTGTATGTTGTGGCATATGATCAAGTTGCAAAAAGAGAGTTGGAGTTTGGAAAAACTATGTTAAATAATGCCAAAGCTAATATATATGGTTTTGTTGTAAACAAAGTTGATAAGAATGGATTATCTTATGGAAACTATGGATATTACAACAATAACTACTCATATTATAAGGATTATTACACAGAAGAGGGAGAGGCTCTTGCTAGAGCATACAGACCTCAAAAAGGGTTTAAGGGATTTATTGAAAAACTAAAAAGAGATTACAAGAGACAGCTAAGTGGGGACCAAAAGGGGAAAAGATGGTAGATATCCACACTCATCTACTATTTGGAGTTGACGATGGACCAAAGACATTAGAGGAATCTATTGAGATGATCAGGGATGCTATAGAAGTTGGATTTAATGAGTTTTATCTCACAGCTCACTATAACAAGGGAAGATTTTGTAATATTAATTATGATAAAAATTATGAAATTTTAAAAAAAAGATGTGAAGAGTTAAATCTAAAAGTTAAACTTCATAAAGGGAATGAAGTTTACTTAGATGAGAAGATAGATTTAGTCTTAGAAAAAGGAGAGTTTAATACAATAAAAGATAATCTTCTTTTAGTTGAGTTTTCTCCATTAACACCACCAAATGTGGGAAAGCATCTTTTGAAAAAAGTTTTAGAAAAAGGGTTTACACCTATTTTAGCTCATGTGGAAAGATATAGTCATTTTAGGGGAAGTGACTTAGTGGAGTTGAAAAAACTTGGAGTAAAACTTCAAGTGAATATGTGTGGAGATAAACCAAAGTATATAGTTAGGTTATTAAATGAGGGATATATTGATTACTTAGGTAGTGATGCCCATGGAACAGAGAAAAGGAGCTATAAGGAAATTAAAAAGGAGGGGAAGAAAAATGAGAAAACAAAATCTACTGACGGGATTTTTAATACTTTCTTTAGGAGCATATTCAGAAGACCTTGGCTTAGAAGCCATTCTTGAAAGAGTTAAAGTTGCTAATCCTGAGGTTAGAGTTAAAGAGTTAGATGTAAAGATAAAGGAGAAAGGGAAGAAAAAGGCCTTTAGAAATCTTATTCTACCACCTGTAACAATAGAAAGTGAAAATGACTGGGAAACAGCTAAAAAAGAGGGGTTTGGATTTGAAAAGATAGAAGCAGTAATTCCTATTTTTCAAGGTGGAAAGATAGTAAATACATATAAAAAATCAAAAAGCGAATTGGAATTAGCTAAAGAGGAACAAAAATTAGCTGTTTATTCATGGCAAGAAAATGCTGTAAATGCATATTTTTCCACATTAAACTACAGAAAGCAAAAAGAGGTAACAGATTTAACAATTGCAGCCCTACAAAAACAAAGAAACAGACTTGATGGTTTATACAAAGAGAATAAAATGATAGCAAAGTCAGAAGTTTTAAAAGTTGAGGCAGATTTAGAAAATAATAGAGCATTAAATTATGAAAATATTCAAAAAGAGAGAGCAGCTAAAGAGACATTGATGCAACTTTTAGGATATGATTTAGATAAAGAGATTACATTGTCTGAGTTTAATGCAATGGACTATTTAAAATCTTTGGGAGATATTAAAAAAGTTGAAGATCCTAAAAATACAACTTTAGGTAAGACTCAGAGTTTAATGGTAGATTTAGCAGAGTATGATCTGAAAATTGCAAAAGCTGATCTGTATCCAGTACTTTATGTAAAACCTTCTCATAAATTTAAAGAGGAAAATTTAAATACACATAAATATGAAACTGTAAATGAAGGTAGAGTAGAAGTTGGTATTAGGTATACTTTCGCTTGGGGAGCAACACTAGATTCTGTAGACCAAAGTGAATACAGATTAGATCAAGCTAAGATTAAGTATGATAACAATATTCAAGGAATAAAGTTAGATATGAGAAATAAGCTTGGAGAGATAGAATCCTTAGCTGGTCAAAGTGAAGCTCAAAAGAAAAGAGTTGAACTACTGAGAGAAAACTTAAAAATTGATAACTTGAGATATGACAATGAGCTTGTGACAACATTTGATTATCTAAATTCAGTAAATAAATTAAAAAGTGCTGAAGAGGATTACTACAAACTTCAAAGATCACTTGTTTTAGCAGTGATAGAGTATGAGAATCTGTATAAGTAGGGGAGAGGTATGAATAAAAAGATAATGATTGGTGCTGTAGTTGCAGTGCTAGCTCTTGGAGGATACCTTGCCATTAATAAGGTGAGTGGGAAAGAGGTAAAAGTTTCTAAGATAGAGATAGGTAGCCTTTCTAGCTCAATACTTTATGCAGGAGTTGTTGCACCAGGAGAGGTTGTACCTGTGTATGTAGAAGCACCTGTTTTAGTTGAGTCAATAATAGCTCGTGTGGGACAAGAGGTTGAACCTGGAGATAGACTTATGACTTTTAGTACTAAGAGTATAATTGAAAATGATAAAGAGTTAAAAATAAATGAGCTTGATATAAAAGATGTAAAACTTAGAATAGCTGATTTAGATGGTGGATCATTGAAGTTAGAATTAGATAATAGAAAACTTGAGATGAGAAACTTAGAGGAGAAAATAAAGGGAGATGAAAGAAGGCTTCCAGTATTAACAGCAGAGGCTAGAACTTTAAAGGAAAAAGCAGAGGCTTATAAAAAACTTTTAGCTGCAGATGGAGTTTCTAGTACAGAAGCTAATAAGGCTGCAACAGAAGCTGATAAAAAAATGGTAGAGCTTGAGGATTTAAGAACTGATTTAGAGCTGAATAGACAAAAGTTTGAACTTTCAGCTGTAAGTTTTGAAAGTTTAACTAGAGAACTACAGATTGAAGAAGCTAAACTAAAATCAAGTTTAGAGAAGCTACAACTAAATTATGATATTTTAACTCGTCGTGCAGAGCAGTTAAGAAAACCTCTTGAAGCACCAATAGCTGGAGTTATTACAGCAATAGATGTGGTAGAGGGAAGTAATATGTTAGGTGGACAAAGATTACTTGCTATATCTCCAAAAGGAGAGAGTACAGTAAAAGTTGAAGTACCAATGTATCAAGCTAGTAGTGTTTCACCAAAACAAAAAGCAATTATACGTAGTTCATCATCTGGTGGAGATTTAATGTATGAAGGAGTTGTATCTAGAGTTTCTAGTGTAGCTCGTGAAAGTGTTTTAGGTGGAAAAAATGATAAAGTTATAGAGGTTGAAGTAAAGGTTTCAGAAACTAATGACTTAAAACCTGGATTTATAACTGATGTAGAGATAACTAATGATTCTACAAGAAGTGTTGCAACTGTTTCATCTTTTTCTGTAATAGAGGAGGGAGATAAGAACTATGTCTATATAGTTGACGAAGGCAAAGTTAGAAAAACAGAGGTAAAAATTGGTGCAAAAACTTCTACAGATTATGAAGTGCTTAATCTGCCACTGGGAACAGAGGTTGTAATAAATCCATTTAAAGTTAGTAACGGTGAAAGAGTAAAGGCTGTGATTTAATGAGATTTTGGATGGCATTTAGATTCCTTCGGGGAAATATTGAAAGAGCTTTATTTCCACTTGTGGCAGTTATAGTTGGAGCAATGGCTTTGGTTATGACACTATCTCTTGGAGATGGAGCAAAAAATATTATAGATAGAGATTTATCTGCCATAGGAAACAATAGAATTCTTATTGGAGCAGACTCTATAAGTTCTAAAGATTTAGAGCTAGTTGAGAGATTGCCTTTTGTGGAATATGCAGTTTTTCCAGAGGCAAGAAGATTAGTAGAAAATACATTATATAGAAGTTACACAAAAAAAGCTTTAAAAGCTATGAATCTTCCAAGGTTAAAAGAGGGAGAGGTAATTTTAGATAAGACACAGTTTTTAGATACAGAAGTGGGGGCAGAAGTAGAGCTACAAACTGAGTTGGGAAAAAGGAAATTTACAATTAGGGATTTGTATCAAGAGGAGAGTCCGTTTGAAACTATGAAAATGGGAGATAGGGTCATTGTAAGTGATGAAACTTTTGAAAGAATCTTTGGAAGGAGAACCTATAAAAGCTTAGTGATCTCCTTTCCACAAGATGAGGATGGGGTGGAATATATACCAGTTATACTTCGAGAGCTGAATAGGTCTCGGTTTGGGTACGATCAGGTACGGGTTTTAGAAATGCCAGACATCTATAAAAAAGTGGAGAGGATAAAAAGTTTTGTAGGAAAAGGACTTTTTATCCTCTCTTTTATTTCGTTAGTTGTTGGTGGAGCTGGAATTTTAAATTTAATAGCTGCAGCAGTGAGAGAGCGAAGTTCATATATAGGGATACTACGAACAGTGGGAATGGATAAAAAAAAATTGATGGAGATATTTTTAATAGAGGCAGCAGTGGTTATAACTTTAGGTACTCTTACAGGAGTTGTTATTGGAGTGGTGATGTCGTACTTAGCTGGAAATATACTAAAAATACCACCATATTTTAACTTTATAAAGATGGTAGGAGCTATGATTCTTACTATGGGTGTTGGACTACTCTTTGGAGTTTTTCCTGCTAAAGCAGCAGGAGAGCTAGAGATAGTAGAGGCGCTGAAAATTTAAGGGAGGGATTGGCTATGAAACATAGTCAGAATATAAGAGGAAGAATAATATATACAATAACACTATTTTTTCTACTTGAAATTATGAGACAAAGTTTTCAATTAAGTGGAGAACTAATATTTTATTCATTATTTCCAATTATGCTTTTTTCCTACTATATTTTTGATACATTTTCTTTCAATAAAAAGTATAGATACAGAGAGTTTATTATATCAGCAGCTATAAATGGTCTTATTTTCTATATTTTAATAGCTTACTATAAAGATACTAGCTTAATCTTTGGTTGGGTATTTTTCACTATTGTTCAAAATCTAATTAAATGGCTTTATAATATCATATTTAGTTCAACTGAAAGAGTTGTATTACTTACAGATAGATTAGATGACAAGTTAGAAAATATAATTAGAAAAAATGAAAAACTATCATATAAAGGATGCGTTAATCTAGATGAAATAGGGAAAATTAAAAGTATGAACGCAAGTGAAGTAATCTATCCCATAGAAATAACAAATCAAGCTATAAATGAGATTTATAATTTGAAAATGTCTGGAGTTAAAGTAAAGGATTCTATGGCATTTTTACAAGAAGTTGAGGGAAAAATAGATATTGATAGCTTATCTAAAGATTGGGTTATAAAGGCAAGAGGATTTGAAGTTTTAAGTTCTAGCTTTGAGCAAAGAATAAAAAGAATTTTAGATATATCGATGTCACTAGTGATTCTTATAATTGGAGCTCCATTTATGATTTTTACATACTTTCTTGTAAAATTTGATAATCCAAAAAATTTCTTTAATAATCCAGCATTTTTTAGGCAAAAGCGTATTGGAGCTGGAGGAAAAGAATTTGAGATAGTTAAATTTAGATCTATGAGATTACATGATCCAAGTGAACATTCAAAGTATGCTAGCAAAAAAGATGATAGGATTACTCCAGTTGGAAAATTTATAAGAAAAACAAGGTTGGATGAGTTGCCACAGATATTTAATGTATTAAAAGGTGACATGAGCTTTGTAGGACCAAGGCCAGAGTGGAATGAACTTGGAAGAGAGTATGAAAAAAAGATAAATATGTATAAGGTACGATATGCAGTAAAACCAGGACTTACAGGGTGGGCACAAGTTATGTATCCATATGGAGCAAGTTTAGAAGACGCTAAAAAAAAGTTAGAATATGATATTTATTACATAAAACATCAAAATTTTATATTAGATATAATAATACTATTTAAAACAGTTAAAGTAGTACTATTTGGGAAGGGGATGTAGAGATGAAAGTTTCTATAATAACAGCGAGTTATAATAGTGATAAATATATAGAAGATACAATAAAATCAGTTTTATCTCAAACGTATAAGAATATAGAATATATAATAATCGATGGTGGTTCAAAAGATAATACTTTAGATATAGTTAAAAAATATGAAAAAAATTTTAATGGTAGATTAAAGTGGATATCTGAAAAGGATAAGGGTATTTACGATGCTATGAATAAAGGAATTAATTTAGCTTCAGGAGATATTATTGGGCTTATTAATTCAGACGATTATTTAAGTAATGAAACAATAATAGAGAAAGTTGTAAATAAAATAAAAGAGAAGAATTCAGATTTAATTTATGGAGATTTAGATTTCATAAAAGAAAATGATAAAACTAGTGTGGTTAGAAAATGGAAATCTGGAGTTTATAAAAAAGGAATATTTAGAAGAGGATGGCATCCAGCTCATCCAACTTTATATATAAAAAAAGAATTTTATAATAAAGTTGGAAACTTTTCACTAGATTATAAAATAGCAGCAGATTTTGATTTGATGTTAAGAATCTTTGAAAAAAATAATCCAAAAGTTGATTATCTAGAAGAAGTAATGGTAAAAATGAGAGTTGGTGGAGTTAGCACAGGTGGATTTAAAAGTAAATTAACTATAGCTAAAGAGTGCTCAAGAGCTTGGAGTAAGAATAGCCTATCGAAACCATTTTTATTTGATTATATAAGGTTTATAACAAAATTAAAACAAATGATTTAAGAGGAGATAAATATGTTAACAGCAATAATTATGGCTGGAGGCAGTGGTGAAAGATTTTGGCCATTGTCAACACCTGAAAAACCAAAGCAACTTTTAAAAATATTTTCAGATAAAACTATGATAAGAGAAACTGTAGATAGAATCTTGCCTATAATCCCTGCTGATAAAATATTTATAGCAACAAATGAACTACAACAGATGGCAATAAAAAAAGAGTTAAAAGATATTCCAGAGGAAAATATAATCATTGAGCCAGATTTTAAAGATACAGCTGCAGCAATAGGATATTCATCATTGATAATTGAAAATAGATTAAAAAAATTATTGAAAAATGATGAAAAACTTGAAGTGGTTGTATTAGCTTCAGATCATTTAATTAAAGATGAAAACCTTTTTAGAAAAGTTATAAATAAGGGCGCAGAGGAAGCAAGAAAAAATAGTGTTATTGTAACGTTAGGAATAAAACCAGATAAACCAGAAACTGGATATGGATATATAGAGGTAAAAAATGATGAAAAGATAGATTTAAATGAAGTTTATAAAGTTAAAAGATTTCGTGAAAAACCAAATTTAGAAACAGCTGAAAACTATGTAGCTTCAGGAAAATATCTTTGGAATTCAGGGATGTTTATATTTACAATAGAAACTATTTTTAAAAATTTTGATGTTCTTATGGAGGAACATACAGAGATTTTTAATTCTATAAGAGAAAAATTGTTACAGAATAAAACAGGACTTGAACTAACCAATTTAGTGAGAAGTGATTTTAAACAATTTGAAAAAATTTCTATAGATTTTGGGCTAATGGAGTTTTCTAAAAACATAAGAGTAATACCGGTAGATATAGGTTGGAATGATATAGGATCTTTTAATGCTTTAGATGAAGTTTTTCCAAAAAATATAGCGGGAAATATAATTAGAAATACAACTGTTTTAGAATTAGATGCTGTAAATAATATAGTTGTTGGAGACGGAAGTAAAATATCATTATTAGGGGTAAAAGATTTAGTTGTTGTAAAAAATGGTAATAATATATTAATAGCAGATAAATCTAGAACACAAGATATAAAAAAAATAATACAAAAATAAAGGGGAATATAATGGAAAGAAAAATAGCTTTAATAACTGGAATAACAGGACAGGATGGATCGTATTTAGCAGAGCTTCTTTTAGATAAGGGATATGATGTACACGGAATAATAAGAAGAGCATCATCTTTTAACACTCAAAGAATAGAACATTTGTATATTGACGAACTAATAGAAGATATGCATAAAGATAGAAAAATAAAGCTACACTATGGGGATATGACAGACTCTATGAGTTTAACAAGAATAATAAAAGAGATTCAACCAACAGAAATATATAACTTAGCAGCACAATCACATGTTAAGGTATCTTTTGAAGTACCAGAGTATACAGCAGATGCAGATGCGGTTGGAACTTTAAGAGTTTTAGAGGCTGTAAGATTTTTAGGAATGGAAAAAGCTTGTAAGATATATCAAGCTTCAACATCTGAGCTATTTGGAAAGGTACAAGAAGTTCCTCAAAAAGAAACGACGCCATTTTATCCGACGTCACCATATGCAGTAGCAAAACAATATGGATTTTGGATAACTAAAAATTATAGGGAAGCTTATGGAATGTTTGCAGTAAATGGAATTCTTTTCAATCATGAATCTGAGAGAAGAGGAGAAACATTTGTAACTAGAAAGATAACTTTAGCAGCTGCAAGAATAGCGAAAGGATATCAAAAGAGATTATATCTAGGAAATCTTGATGCACTAAGAGATTGGGGACATGCAAAAGATTATGTAGAGTGTATGTGGATGATACTTCAACATGACACTCCAGAAGATTTTGTTATTGCAACAGGAGAACAATATTCAGTAAGAGAATTTTGTAACTATGCTTTTAAGGAGATAGGAATAGAATTAGAATGGAAAGGAATTGGAGTAGAGGAAAAAGGATACAATAAATTAACAGGAGAGTGTTTAATTGAAGTTGACCCACAATACTTTAGACCTTCAGAGGTTGAAACTCTTTTAGGAGATCCAACAAAAGCAAGAACAGTTTTAGGATGGAATCCAAGAAAAACATCATTTGAGGATTTAGTAAGAGGTATGGTAAAACATGATCTTGAGTTTGTAGAAAAAGAACACAATGCTAGAATGATAGTAAAGAGATAGGTGGAAAAATGGAAAAAAGTTCTAAAATATATATAGCTGGTCATAGAGGCATGGTAGGGTCAGCAATAGTAAGAAGATTAGAAGAAAATGGATATACAAATATTATATACAGAACTTCAACAGAGCTTGATTTAAGAAATCAAGCTGCTGTTGAAAAATTCTTTAAAGAGGAAAAGCCAGAGTATGTGTTTTTAGCAGCAGCAAAAGTTGGTGGAATTCATGCGAATAACAGTTATCCAGCAGAGTTTATCTATGATAATTTGATGATAGAAACAAATATTATAAACTCTTCTTATAAAAATAAAGTTAAAAAACTACTATTTTTAGGAAGCTCTTGTATATACCCTAAATTTGCACAACAACCTATAAAAGAGGAATATTTATTAACTGGTTCTCTAGAAGAAACAAATGAAGCTTATGCGATAGCAAAAATAACAGGGATAGAATTATGTAAGTTTTATAGAAGACAGTATGGGTGCGATTTTATATCAGCAATGCCAACAAATTTATATGGTATAAATGATAATTTTAATTTAGAAACATCGCATGTTATGCCAGCACTTATTAGAAAGTTTCATGAATCTAAAGTAAACAACTCTAAAGAAGTTGTTATGTGGGGAACTGGAAAACCAAGAAGAGAGTTTATGTATGT
This genomic window from Cetobacterium sp. NK01 contains:
- a CDS encoding CpsD/CapB family tyrosine-protein kinase, yielding MENRTKRQIFFKDADNHEMNEALRVIRTNLHFLNEKELARTILVTSTVPKEGKSVIASNYAMSIAITGKKVLLIDCDIRRPRAHESFGVSFDKGLESVLSGEAKVEDVILRDVEKNLDILPTRNVAHNVTELFLGDKMRSLLDELKEKYNTVILDTPPLIIASDAAILSKYCDGVVYVVAYDQVAKRELEFGKTMLNNAKANIYGFVVNKVDKNGLSYGNYGYYNNNYSYYKDYYTEEGEALARAYRPQKGFKGFIEKLKRDYKRQLSGDQKGKRW
- a CDS encoding HTH domain-containing protein, translated to MSVAIYSRHLRILRLLNFTKGENLEFIQSFFKISKANLNLIIRDIHDSVPNISNSKKIDLIIKEILNHENIFEILKSNQIISKDERVFFLILKILIKGNLNLESLSKKLEVSRRTLNGDLVDIKKDLENFDLIIESHTGKGVFLTGDNINVKRALSCYIYKFLVEEPYLPQIFLDYFSYLFHDNEVDILLKKDIENFLSYCHMDNFFCNRELLKSFYISFKYLDDKGENDKNSLGNSLKDFSVFKFYFSKIFSNEDLEKFYEFFHDSLFKNIDFNEIPYFLNILRICTGNFPEESIYFYEHLEVWNEIIKKTFNKEISPKEAEILKKIILRVGVSSKQKHYLSIQELYFLNLHIDQETVEKCIALFTNFREHYWNISFNDVISIYFLLNSVKSEKKEIVILYRDIPKYMVENLKDKIEHQYNVTIKDFVNIHFFDTFKKNNSIKTLGVFTELPIDTEKYEILNLNLNI
- a CDS encoding YveK family protein — encoded protein: MRRKEDFYEDDFYEDEEELDLMDLVFTLLRRWKLITLIAIPIFAAGVFFAMTRPTVYKAEMTMMVSSGRNFSASSLDGGELSVNQKLATTYAEIAKSNTILKSVIKKYDLETSLKGLQNNVTISPVEDTELLQLTYKNGDPALAAAVVNEIGNEFMLKVREVMNFQNIKVVESAEVPREALPKRRVLIIAISFVLSIMVGCMTAFIVEFFFCKLRKPKDIEKILGTSMLGMVPDFNLSLVDGGKDGK
- a CDS encoding tyrosine-protein phosphatase, yielding MVDIHTHLLFGVDDGPKTLEESIEMIRDAIEVGFNEFYLTAHYNKGRFCNINYDKNYEILKKRCEELNLKVKLHKGNEVYLDEKIDLVLEKGEFNTIKDNLLLVEFSPLTPPNVGKHLLKKVLEKGFTPILAHVERYSHFRGSDLVELKKLGVKLQVNMCGDKPKYIVRLLNEGYIDYLGSDAHGTEKRSYKEIKKEGKKNEKTKSTDGIFNTFFRSIFRRPWLRSHS
- a CDS encoding TolC family protein, whose product is MRKQNLLTGFLILSLGAYSEDLGLEAILERVKVANPEVRVKELDVKIKEKGKKKAFRNLILPPVTIESENDWETAKKEGFGFEKIEAVIPIFQGGKIVNTYKKSKSELELAKEEQKLAVYSWQENAVNAYFSTLNYRKQKEVTDLTIAALQKQRNRLDGLYKENKMIAKSEVLKVEADLENNRALNYENIQKERAAKETLMQLLGYDLDKEITLSEFNAMDYLKSLGDIKKVEDPKNTTLGKTQSLMVDLAEYDLKIAKADLYPVLYVKPSHKFKEENLNTHKYETVNEGRVEVGIRYTFAWGATLDSVDQSEYRLDQAKIKYDNNIQGIKLDMRNKLGEIESLAGQSEAQKKRVELLRENLKIDNLRYDNELVTTFDYLNSVNKLKSAEEDYYKLQRSLVLAVIEYENLYK